One Sphingobacteruim zhuxiongii DNA window includes the following coding sequences:
- a CDS encoding EamA family transporter yields MITEPSSSSVPTEGQGAANTKPWLGILLAIIGATLWGVSGTFGQFLFHERGVNVEWMITVRLLVAGSLLLLISSFDKRQSLFSIWKNRSDLIQLIIFSIAGMVTIQYTYFAAIKYSNAATATILQFLGAVIIAIYLSLKALKVPSLKELIALFIAVIGTFLLVTHANFDNLSISPLGLTLGLASAVAVAIYSLQPTKLLRKYPAHIIVGWAMLIGGILFSFVHAPWKIEGQWDSQAISYASFIVIFGTLIPCFAYLSAVKIVGGQTASLLGSAEPLSAAFMAVIWLQVPFGLMDWLGSACIISTIFILSIGKKAG; encoded by the coding sequence ATGATTACGGAACCTTCTTCAAGTTCAGTTCCAACAGAAGGGCAAGGGGCAGCGAATACTAAGCCCTGGTTGGGAATTTTATTGGCCATCATAGGCGCTACCCTGTGGGGGGTATCGGGTACTTTCGGACAGTTCTTGTTTCATGAACGGGGCGTCAATGTCGAGTGGATGATTACCGTGCGCTTGCTGGTCGCTGGAAGCCTGCTTTTGTTGATCTCATCGTTTGATAAACGCCAATCGCTTTTTAGTATATGGAAAAATCGGTCCGACCTTATTCAGCTAATCATATTCAGTATTGCTGGTATGGTAACCATTCAATACACCTATTTTGCTGCGATTAAATATTCCAATGCTGCGACAGCTACCATTCTTCAATTTCTAGGAGCGGTAATTATCGCTATCTATTTATCTCTTAAAGCGTTAAAAGTTCCCAGCTTAAAGGAGCTCATTGCATTGTTTATTGCTGTCATCGGAACATTTCTGCTTGTCACACATGCAAACTTCGATAATCTTTCGATTTCTCCGCTTGGCCTTACGCTAGGTTTGGCATCGGCAGTCGCTGTAGCGATTTACTCCTTACAGCCTACGAAATTGCTAAGAAAATATCCGGCGCATATTATTGTCGGTTGGGCGATGCTCATCGGCGGTATTTTGTTCAGTTTTGTACATGCGCCCTGGAAAATTGAGGGACAATGGGATTCTCAAGCAATTTCATATGCTTCTTTCATCGTCATCTTTGGTACGCTGATACCTTGTTTTGCGTATCTATCGGCAGTGAAAATAGTAGGCGGACAGACGGCGAGTTTGTTAGGGTCCGCAGAACCTTTATCTGCTGCGTTCATGGCAGTTATCTGGTTGCAAGTTCCTTTTGGCTTAATGGATTGGTTAGGCTCTGCCTGTATAATATCGACAATCTTTATCCTTAGTATTGGCAAAAAAGCAGGATAG
- a CDS encoding GH92 family glycosyl hydrolase: MNKNYTRIGKFLLLAVLPSLGFAQQKKLTDYVNPLIGTAKMGHTFPGATVPFGAVQLSPDTDTIPYAFNGKYTGTVYEYCAGYQYKDKTIVGFSHTHFSGTGHSDLGDILVMPTQGKVQLNPGTADRPQDGYRSPFSHDNEVAEPNYYKVKLDKHNILAELTTSTRVGMHRYTFPKSEDSHIILDLTSGIYNYDEKNVWTVVRVLNDSTITGYRQTNGWARTRTVYFAIKTSKPFKNYGAKYYDKETPYKGFWRKFNQRDNFPDLASHNVKLHLDFDTESSEQVMMKVALSPVSMRNALANMDVEVPNWDFDQVVAQGKDAWEKELGKIKVDMLNESDLVNFYTSIYHANLMPTEYMDTNGEYKGLDQEIHKADGFVNYTSFSLWDTFRAFHPWLNLINPSRNSDIVSSMMAHYDQSLLGMLPIWSHYANDNWCMSGYHSVSVVADAILKGVYKGDAEAALKACISTANARRYEGIGEYIDLGYVPDEVSTSSVSNTLEYAYDDWCIAQIAKKLGHIDIAAEFDKRANYWRNVYDEQIGFMRPKDKSGKFRAEFDVLDTHGQGFIEGNSWNYSLYVPHDPNGLKDVMGGEKRFEGYLDSLFSMHLPDKYFEKTEDITREGIIGNYVHGNEPSHHVAYLYNITKSPWKTQEKVRQIIRHQYNNGADGLGGNDDCGQMSAWYLFTSLGFYPVAPGDAHYWIGSPLVKSASIALENGKELKIFAKNQGEKNVYVSNVSWNGQEIKDFKITHEQLMSGGELQFVMSSKPKKK, encoded by the coding sequence ATGAATAAGAACTATACTCGAATTGGAAAATTTTTATTGTTAGCAGTACTTCCTAGTTTAGGATTTGCGCAACAAAAAAAGTTGACTGACTATGTAAATCCGCTAATTGGTACGGCTAAAATGGGGCATACATTCCCTGGCGCTACGGTGCCTTTCGGAGCTGTGCAATTAAGTCCTGATACAGATACGATCCCATATGCTTTTAATGGTAAATACACTGGAACGGTTTATGAATATTGCGCAGGTTATCAGTATAAGGATAAGACGATTGTAGGTTTTAGTCATACGCATTTCAGCGGAACAGGACACTCGGATTTGGGTGATATCTTAGTGATGCCAACGCAGGGTAAAGTGCAGTTGAACCCTGGAACGGCGGATCGCCCACAAGATGGTTATCGCTCGCCTTTTAGCCATGATAACGAAGTGGCAGAACCTAATTATTATAAAGTAAAACTAGATAAGCATAATATTCTCGCTGAGCTGACAACGAGCACAAGAGTAGGGATGCATCGTTATACATTCCCAAAATCTGAGGATTCACACATCATATTGGATTTGACTTCTGGAATTTATAATTACGATGAAAAAAATGTGTGGACTGTCGTCCGTGTGCTGAATGATTCGACCATTACGGGATATCGTCAAACGAACGGCTGGGCGAGAACACGTACCGTATACTTTGCTATTAAAACATCGAAGCCTTTTAAGAACTACGGGGCGAAGTATTATGATAAAGAAACACCTTATAAAGGTTTTTGGAGAAAATTTAATCAACGCGATAACTTCCCAGATTTAGCCTCACACAATGTGAAGCTACATTTGGATTTTGATACCGAATCTTCAGAGCAGGTAATGATGAAAGTTGCTTTGAGTCCAGTAAGCATGCGGAATGCGCTTGCCAATATGGATGTAGAGGTGCCAAACTGGGATTTTGATCAGGTTGTAGCGCAAGGTAAAGATGCCTGGGAAAAAGAATTAGGAAAAATTAAGGTCGATATGTTGAATGAGTCCGATTTGGTGAATTTCTATACTTCAATTTATCATGCGAACTTAATGCCGACGGAATACATGGATACCAATGGGGAATATAAAGGGTTAGATCAAGAGATTCATAAGGCCGATGGTTTTGTTAATTATACATCCTTTTCGCTTTGGGATACCTTTAGAGCGTTCCATCCTTGGCTAAATCTTATTAATCCGTCTCGTAATTCGGATATCGTTTCATCGATGATGGCACATTATGATCAGTCTTTATTAGGCATGTTGCCAATTTGGTCTCATTATGCCAACGATAACTGGTGTATGTCTGGTTATCATTCGGTTTCGGTAGTTGCGGATGCCATATTAAAAGGGGTGTACAAAGGGGATGCTGAGGCAGCGCTAAAAGCTTGTATATCTACGGCAAATGCGCGTCGATATGAAGGTATTGGTGAGTATATTGATTTGGGTTATGTACCTGATGAGGTTTCGACTTCATCGGTTTCCAATACCTTAGAATATGCCTATGATGATTGGTGTATTGCTCAAATCGCTAAAAAATTAGGACATATTGATATCGCTGCGGAGTTTGATAAACGTGCGAACTATTGGAGGAACGTTTATGATGAGCAGATAGGATTTATGCGTCCGAAGGATAAATCGGGTAAGTTTAGAGCAGAATTCGATGTGTTAGATACACATGGGCAAGGTTTTATTGAAGGGAATTCTTGGAATTACTCTTTGTATGTACCGCATGATCCAAATGGCTTAAAAGATGTAATGGGTGGAGAGAAGCGTTTTGAAGGCTATTTAGATTCCTTGTTCAGCATGCATTTGCCGGATAAATACTTTGAAAAAACAGAGGATATTACTCGTGAGGGAATTATCGGCAACTATGTGCATGGAAATGAACCTTCGCATCACGTAGCCTACTTGTACAATATCACGAAAAGTCCATGGAAAACTCAAGAGAAGGTTCGTCAGATTATTCGTCATCAATACAATAATGGGGCAGATGGTCTAGGTGGAAATGACGATTGCGGTCAAATGTCTGCTTGGTATCTCTTTACTTCCCTAGGGTTTTATCCTGTGGCGCCCGGTGATGCGCACTATTGGATTGGGAGCCCTTTGGTAAAATCGGCAAGCATTGCTTTAGAAAATGGTAAAGAATTGAAGATTTTTGCTAAAAATCAAGGCGAGAAGAACGTTTATGTAAGTAATGTGAGTTGGAATGGACAAGAGATTAAAGATTTCAAAATTACACATGAGCAGTTGATGAGCGGAGGCGAATTACAGTTTGTAATGAGCAGCAAGCCAAAGAAGAAGTAG
- a CDS encoding DUF4091 domain-containing protein has product MRPKFPLSIILAALPFVFSLNPLSAQQKPALAAQFTELADPTKDVNSDWSRVKPGLHASFGSIDRRYPKSVAPSLTIKQQEQIEGWRGERVSAQILLWSSTPLKNIQIEISDFRSDKGPVLPANIAEARFVRYVMTDEFAAGCGHRKPEDFAASLSPDMLDDLKSMDIDAKTARPVWITVNIPREAAKGNYTAKVKVKADAQKTWESSLKVEVIDQVLPPASEWSFHLDQWQHPSAVARVEGLEMWSDAHFEALKPVMQRLADAGQKVITATINKDPWNVQTYDPYADMISWTKQKNGAWHYNYQVFDRWVEFMMGLGVKDMLNCYSIVPWNNEIHYTDEATGKLVNVVAKPGTAIFEELWTPFLTDFVKHLESKGWLEITNIAMDEREREQMDAALALLKKVSPKLGVSYADNQKTYQRYPDSDDISISAQHPFSQQDLKDRKQRGLNTTFYICCSDGFPNQFTFSDPAESTYLGWYAQATGFDGMLRWAFNSWVENPLQDSRFRTWPAGDTYIVYPKGRSSIRYERMLEGIQDFEKVRIVSKALNRKAHSNELSELNKAIEKFKSVERTDHWNADLNQAKSLLNKISKSVY; this is encoded by the coding sequence ATGAGACCAAAATTCCCTTTATCCATTATCCTTGCCGCTCTGCCTTTTGTTTTTTCTTTAAATCCGCTTTCTGCACAACAAAAGCCGGCTTTAGCTGCTCAATTTACTGAATTGGCGGATCCGACGAAGGATGTAAATTCCGATTGGTCTCGCGTAAAGCCAGGTCTGCATGCTTCTTTTGGATCGATTGATCGTCGGTATCCAAAATCTGTTGCTCCATCACTTACGATTAAGCAGCAAGAACAGATTGAAGGCTGGAGAGGAGAGCGTGTTTCTGCACAGATCTTACTTTGGTCTTCTACTCCGTTGAAGAATATTCAAATAGAAATTTCAGACTTTAGATCGGATAAAGGACCGGTGTTGCCTGCGAATATTGCTGAAGCACGTTTTGTTCGGTATGTGATGACTGATGAATTCGCTGCTGGCTGTGGACATCGTAAACCTGAAGACTTTGCCGCATCGTTGTCTCCTGATATGCTCGATGATCTGAAATCTATGGACATCGATGCAAAGACTGCGCGCCCCGTTTGGATCACTGTAAATATTCCTCGAGAAGCAGCTAAAGGAAATTATACGGCTAAGGTGAAAGTCAAAGCAGACGCGCAAAAGACATGGGAAAGTAGCTTGAAAGTCGAAGTGATTGACCAAGTTTTGCCGCCGGCAAGCGAATGGAGTTTTCATTTGGATCAATGGCAACATCCCTCTGCTGTAGCGCGGGTTGAAGGATTGGAGATGTGGTCTGATGCACATTTTGAGGCGCTCAAGCCGGTAATGCAACGATTAGCCGATGCAGGGCAGAAGGTTATTACAGCGACCATCAATAAAGATCCATGGAACGTTCAGACTTATGATCCTTATGCAGATATGATTAGCTGGACCAAACAAAAGAATGGTGCTTGGCATTATAATTATCAAGTTTTTGACCGTTGGGTTGAATTTATGATGGGATTAGGGGTTAAGGATATGCTGAACTGTTATTCCATTGTGCCTTGGAACAATGAAATCCATTATACTGATGAGGCTACTGGCAAATTAGTAAATGTTGTTGCTAAGCCGGGGACAGCAATTTTTGAAGAACTCTGGACACCTTTCTTAACGGATTTCGTTAAGCATTTAGAGTCTAAGGGCTGGTTAGAGATTACAAATATCGCGATGGATGAGCGTGAACGCGAGCAAATGGATGCCGCATTGGCGCTTCTAAAGAAGGTGTCACCAAAATTAGGCGTATCTTATGCTGATAACCAAAAGACTTATCAACGTTATCCCGATAGTGATGATATCAGCATATCGGCACAGCATCCTTTTTCTCAACAGGATTTAAAAGATCGAAAACAAAGAGGATTAAATACGACGTTCTATATTTGTTGCTCGGATGGTTTTCCAAATCAATTTACGTTTTCTGACCCTGCGGAATCGACATATTTAGGTTGGTATGCGCAAGCGACTGGTTTTGATGGCATGTTGCGTTGGGCTTTTAATTCTTGGGTAGAGAATCCGCTGCAAGATTCTAGATTCCGTACTTGGCCAGCGGGGGATACCTATATCGTTTATCCAAAAGGACGTAGTTCGATACGATACGAGCGGATGCTGGAAGGAATTCAGGATTTTGAAAAAGTACGAATTGTATCAAAGGCTTTAAATAGAAAAGCGCATTCAAATGAGCTTTCCGAACTAAATAAGGCCATTGAGAAATTCAAGAGTGTCGAGCGAACAGATCATTGGAATGCGGATCTAAATCAAGCGAAGAGCTTACTAAATAAGATTTCCAAGAGCGTATACTAA